In Burkholderia savannae, one genomic interval encodes:
- a CDS encoding NAD(P)-dependent oxidoreductase, translating to MKAAPPPGIFATVCTPDVTLDAVRREFPVAGPVDLSAPRADLRGAEQANVLLTVGRIGASRDAMARLPNLSMICCCGSGFEGVDLPAARDRGIVVAHCPDANASAVAEFAICLLSACVRQLPALHRFVADGNWRVARPIPFPRGRGIAGARVGIVGLGAIGRRIAARLVAMEAQVGYTALRAKPESGLTFFSTALDLAHWADHLVVACRADEHNRGLVGRDVIGAIGPAGALVNIARGSLVDEAALAGALAERRLGWAGLDVFADEPNVGEALRRLPNVILTPHVAAETLEAQQAVARMALENVRSHVAGMPVPYPVRPGAERSPN from the coding sequence ATGAAAGCCGCTCCGCCCCCCGGCATCTTCGCCACCGTCTGCACGCCAGACGTCACCCTCGACGCCGTTCGACGCGAGTTTCCGGTCGCGGGCCCGGTCGATCTGTCGGCGCCGCGCGCGGACCTGCGCGGCGCCGAGCAGGCAAACGTGCTGCTGACGGTCGGCCGGATCGGCGCGAGCCGGGACGCGATGGCGCGGCTGCCGAACCTGTCGATGATCTGCTGCTGCGGCTCGGGGTTCGAAGGCGTCGATCTCCCCGCCGCGCGCGATCGCGGGATCGTCGTCGCGCACTGCCCCGACGCGAACGCGTCGGCCGTCGCGGAATTCGCGATCTGCCTGCTGTCGGCGTGCGTGCGGCAGCTTCCGGCGCTGCATCGCTTCGTCGCCGACGGAAACTGGCGCGTCGCGCGCCCGATTCCCTTCCCGCGCGGACGCGGCATTGCCGGCGCGCGCGTGGGAATCGTCGGGCTCGGCGCGATCGGGCGGCGGATCGCGGCGCGGCTCGTCGCGATGGAGGCGCAAGTCGGGTACACCGCACTGCGGGCGAAGCCCGAATCGGGCCTCACGTTCTTTTCCACCGCGCTCGACCTCGCGCATTGGGCCGATCATCTCGTCGTCGCGTGCCGCGCCGACGAGCATAACCGCGGCCTCGTCGGCCGCGACGTCATCGGCGCGATCGGGCCGGCCGGCGCCCTCGTCAACATCGCGCGCGGCTCGCTCGTCGACGAAGCCGCGCTGGCCGGCGCGCTGGCCGAACGGCGACTCGGCTGGGCCGGACTCGACGTGTTCGCCGACGAACCGAACGTCGGCGAAGCGTTGCGCCGCCTGCCGAACGTCATCCTGACGCCGCACGTCGCCGCGGAAACGCTGGAAGCGCAGCAGGCGGTAGCCAGAATGGCGCTCGAGAACGTTCGATCGCATGTGGCCGGAATGCCGGTGCCCTATCCGGTCCGGCCGGGCGCGGAACGTTCGCCGAATTGA
- a CDS encoding DMT family transporter: MISYVGGLVLLAALLHASWNAILHGNRDRFLSMTWMSIGIAAVAIAFVAFLPAPAAPSWPYVVASGIVHIGYNLSLVYAYRRGDLGEAYPIARGSSPLLVTLGAALFAGERLGALHLIGIALVSAGIVSLAWQRSKVSYANAAAALMTGVTIALYTVIDGIGVRLSGNSVSYVAWTFVFYALMPAVFVAARGPRALSAPRIDIGSSVGGGIVSIVAYGIVVWAMQFGAMGAVSAIRETSVVFAVLIGRIFLNEQVTAKRFVSCVVIAAGAVCIGA, from the coding sequence ATGATCAGTTATGTCGGTGGCCTGGTGTTGCTCGCAGCATTGCTGCACGCGTCATGGAATGCGATTCTGCACGGCAATCGAGACCGCTTCCTGTCGATGACGTGGATGAGCATCGGCATCGCCGCCGTCGCGATCGCCTTCGTCGCGTTCCTGCCCGCTCCCGCCGCGCCGTCCTGGCCGTACGTCGTCGCTTCGGGCATCGTGCACATCGGCTACAACCTGAGCCTCGTCTATGCGTACCGGCGCGGCGATCTCGGCGAGGCTTATCCGATCGCCCGCGGCTCGTCTCCGCTTCTCGTCACGCTCGGCGCGGCGCTCTTCGCGGGCGAGCGCCTCGGCGCGCTCCACCTGATCGGCATCGCGCTCGTTTCGGCCGGCATCGTCAGTCTCGCGTGGCAGCGCAGCAAGGTGTCGTATGCGAACGCGGCGGCAGCGCTCATGACGGGCGTCACGATCGCGCTGTACACCGTCATCGACGGCATCGGCGTGCGCCTGTCCGGCAATTCGGTCTCGTACGTCGCGTGGACCTTCGTGTTCTACGCACTGATGCCCGCCGTGTTCGTGGCGGCCCGCGGCCCGCGCGCGCTGAGCGCGCCGCGAATCGACATCGGCTCGTCGGTCGGCGGCGGCATCGTGTCGATCGTCGCGTACGGCATCGTCGTCTGGGCGATGCAATTCGGCGCGATGGGCGCCGTATCCGCGATCCGGGAAACGAGCGTCGTGTTCGCCGTGCTGATCGGCCGGATCTTCCTGAACGAGCAGGTCACGGCGAAGCGCTTCGTTTCATGCGTCGTGATCGCGGCCGGTGCGGTCTGCATCGGCGCATGA
- a CDS encoding helix-turn-helix transcriptional regulator, whose amino-acid sequence MRHAILTLDILEQTSSARTERDIHDILSRITVKLGFDYFFYGALTDIGKEENPVRTISDFPAAWREKYKSAGYIRIDPIVLHCVRRVIPLQWHDGICDSREQREFMVDARQHGLVAGVSFPVHSAHGDVSVLSLASRAAARSKSLSAKYAPTVLAQGALAAAFVREGIERVSNRPDHEPSAPLTHRELECLKWIAAGKSSWEIAMILGISENGVLYHVKKLMAKFDVQSRHLAVLKAMASGMV is encoded by the coding sequence ATGAGACACGCGATATTGACGCTGGATATTCTCGAACAAACGTCGTCCGCGCGAACGGAGCGCGATATCCACGACATCCTCTCCAGAATCACGGTGAAACTCGGATTCGACTATTTCTTTTACGGCGCGCTTACCGACATCGGAAAAGAGGAAAACCCGGTCAGGACGATTTCGGATTTTCCCGCCGCGTGGCGAGAAAAATACAAATCCGCCGGCTATATCCGGATCGACCCGATCGTGCTGCATTGCGTACGCCGCGTGATTCCGCTGCAGTGGCACGACGGCATCTGCGATTCGCGCGAGCAGCGGGAATTCATGGTCGATGCGCGCCAACACGGGCTCGTCGCGGGCGTGAGCTTTCCGGTTCATTCGGCGCACGGCGACGTGAGCGTATTGAGTCTCGCGTCGCGCGCGGCCGCCCGATCGAAGAGCCTGTCCGCGAAATACGCGCCGACGGTTCTCGCTCAAGGCGCGCTCGCCGCCGCATTCGTGCGCGAAGGCATCGAGCGCGTCTCGAACCGGCCGGACCACGAGCCGAGCGCGCCGCTGACGCATCGCGAGCTCGAATGCCTGAAATGGATCGCCGCCGGAAAATCGAGCTGGGAAATCGCGATGATCCTCGGCATATCGGAAAACGGCGTGCTTTATCACGTGAAAAAATTGATGGCGAAATTCGACGTTCAATCGAGGCATCTCGCCGTGCTGAAAGCGATGGCTTCCGGCATGGTGTAA
- a CDS encoding 2-aminoethylphosphonate aminotransferase, with protein sequence MNDAAGGPPRAHAARHRLFTPGPLTTSDAVRAAAAIDLGSRSPPAAALTARLRAKIARIAGCGGGYSAVPLQGSGTFAVEAMLCSLLADDDHVLIVENGAYSERMTQICRIHGIRHDVLACDHAARFDLSRVERALDASPHVTHVAAVHFETALGVLNDVAGLVALAARHGRRVLLDAISTFGAYPLDFAGRTLAALALSSNKCLHGLPGLGFVIADEPALARRPRPRTLSLDLLAQHRALESNAQWRFTPPVQIMLALDRAIDEYDAAGGQPARLASYRRRAQRLVDGLARVGVVPVIDAAHRAPIITTFATPPHVRGRIAALEQYLFERGLEIYPTKHSNPDSFRVGVIGELDDADIDELVLRMSEFIAPFAPSAAQPRGARRAGARTPPPA encoded by the coding sequence ATGAACGATGCCGCCGGCGGGCCGCCGCGCGCGCACGCGGCCCGGCACCGCCTCTTCACGCCGGGCCCGCTCACGACGTCGGATGCGGTGCGCGCCGCGGCCGCGATCGATCTCGGCTCGCGCAGCCCGCCCGCGGCGGCGCTCACGGCACGCCTGCGCGCGAAGATCGCGCGCATCGCCGGGTGCGGCGGCGGCTACAGCGCGGTGCCGCTCCAGGGCAGCGGAACGTTCGCCGTCGAAGCGATGCTGTGCAGCCTGCTCGCCGACGACGATCACGTGCTGATCGTCGAGAACGGCGCCTACAGTGAGCGGATGACGCAGATATGCCGGATACACGGCATCCGGCACGACGTGCTCGCGTGCGACCACGCCGCGCGCTTCGATCTGTCGCGCGTCGAGCGCGCGCTCGACGCGAGTCCGCACGTCACGCACGTCGCGGCCGTTCACTTCGAGACGGCGCTCGGCGTGCTCAACGACGTCGCGGGCCTCGTCGCGCTCGCCGCGCGGCATGGCCGCCGCGTGCTGCTCGATGCGATCAGCACGTTCGGCGCCTATCCGCTCGATTTCGCCGGACGCACGCTCGCGGCGCTCGCGCTGTCGTCGAACAAGTGTCTTCACGGGCTGCCCGGCCTCGGCTTCGTGATCGCCGACGAGCCCGCGCTCGCGCGCCGCCCCCGCCCGCGCACGCTGAGTCTCGATCTGCTCGCGCAACATCGCGCGCTCGAATCGAACGCTCAGTGGCGCTTCACGCCGCCCGTCCAGATCATGCTCGCGCTCGATCGGGCGATCGACGAATACGATGCGGCAGGCGGGCAGCCCGCGCGCCTCGCGTCGTATCGGCGGCGCGCGCAGCGGCTCGTCGACGGGCTCGCGCGCGTCGGCGTCGTGCCCGTCATCGACGCCGCGCACCGCGCGCCGATCATCACCACGTTCGCGACGCCGCCGCACGTTCGCGGCCGCATCGCCGCGCTCGAGCAATACCTGTTCGAGCGCGGGCTCGAAATCTATCCGACCAAGCACTCGAATCCGGATTCGTTCCGGGTCGGCGTGATCGGAGAACTCGACGATGCCGACATCGACGAACTCGTTCTGCGCATGTCCGAGTTCATCGCGCCGTTCGCGCCGAGCGCGGCACAGCCACGCGGCGCGCGGCGCGCGGGCGCGCGAACGCCGCCCCCCGCCTGA
- a CDS encoding phytanoyl-CoA dioxygenase family protein, producing the protein MTTLRDSFHERGYVRLPHRATRIDLSRVEAEYDRLASQAARRLIENPGAPAEAGAVIAVAERADPHTLCRFEYLAGASAYVRQSLVPRLAQLIERVLGEPVSLFKDKCNLKLPGGGAFTAHQDITAYRHFPTRYQVTAALALDPAVAANGGLEMADARGGALAGAPSAHTPRGMLAELPSYDGGARNGDIVDELAARMTWTLVEAQPGDVILFDSYVPHRSDANRSDSMRRMLFFTFNPASEGDLYELYYREKRSSPDNPIFHVATPTQHSAIREAPK; encoded by the coding sequence ATGACTACACTGCGCGATTCCTTTCACGAGCGCGGCTACGTCCGCCTGCCGCATCGCGCCACGCGGATCGATCTGTCGCGCGTCGAAGCGGAATACGATCGACTGGCGTCGCAGGCCGCGCGCCGCCTCATCGAGAATCCAGGCGCGCCCGCCGAAGCCGGCGCCGTCATCGCGGTCGCCGAGCGCGCCGATCCGCACACGCTGTGCCGCTTCGAATACCTGGCCGGGGCATCCGCCTACGTGAGGCAGTCGCTCGTTCCGCGCCTCGCGCAACTGATCGAACGCGTGCTCGGCGAGCCCGTGTCGCTGTTCAAGGACAAGTGCAACCTGAAACTGCCGGGCGGCGGCGCGTTCACCGCGCATCAGGACATCACCGCCTATCGCCATTTCCCGACCCGCTATCAGGTCACGGCCGCGCTCGCGCTCGATCCCGCGGTCGCGGCGAACGGCGGCCTCGAGATGGCCGACGCGCGTGGCGGCGCACTGGCCGGCGCGCCGTCGGCGCACACGCCGCGCGGCATGCTCGCCGAGCTGCCGAGCTACGACGGCGGAGCGCGCAACGGCGACATCGTCGACGAGCTCGCCGCCCGGATGACGTGGACGCTCGTCGAAGCGCAGCCGGGCGACGTGATCCTGTTCGATTCGTACGTGCCGCACCGCTCCGACGCGAACCGGTCGGATTCGATGCGCCGCATGCTGTTCTTCACGTTCAATCCCGCGAGCGAAGGCGACCTGTACGAGCTGTACTACCGCGAGAAACGCAGCAGCCCGGACAACCCGATCTTCCACGTGGCCACGCCGACGCAACACAGCGCGATCCGGGAGGCGCCGAAATGA